A region from the Pempheris klunzingeri isolate RE-2024b chromosome 17, fPemKlu1.hap1, whole genome shotgun sequence genome encodes:
- the kcnj19a gene encoding G protein-activated inward rectifier potassium channel 1, with protein sequence MAALRRKFGEDYQVVNTNRATTFSAPVKKKRQRFVDKNGRCNVQHGNLGGETSRYLSDLFTTLVDLKWRWNLLIFILTYTIAWLVMASMWWIIAYIRGDLNHGHDSSYTPCVANVYNFPSAFLFFIETEATIGYGYRYITEKCPEGIILFLFQSLLGSIVDAFLIGCMFIKMSQPKKRAETLMFSQDAVISQRDGKLCLMFRVGNLRNSHMVSAQIRCKLIKSRQTPEGEFLPLDQCELDVGFGTGADQLFLVSPLTICHEINPKSPFFDLSQRSLTNEQFEIVVILEGIVETTGMTCQARTSYTEDEVLWGHRFLPVMSLEEGFFRVDYSQFHSTFEVPTPPYSVKEHEEKNSLPSPLSTPTPALTESHGARRDRVFSVDCINTEERGRQGGTGARLPSKLQRMSSSGKEDLQRKVLLLSSQHSEKACSTGDLPLKLQRLSSSPGPEAENRLQLKSLKVGFEPMTQSTGDLYQHSLTPTLPPAPAPMHSPLLSAGGRPEENLPPKLRKMNADR encoded by the exons ATGGCGGCACTTCGCAGGAAATTCGGCGAGGACTACCAGGTGGTCAACACCAACCGGGCCACCACGTTCTCCGCTCCGGTCAAGAAGAAGCGGCAGCGCTTCGTGGACAAGAACGGCCGCTGCAATGTGCAGCACGGAAACCTGGGCGGAGAGACCAGCAGGTACCTGTCCGACCTCTTCACCACCCTGGTGGACCTGAAGTGGCGCTGGAACCTGCTCATCTTCATCCTGACCTACACCATCGCCTGGCTGGTCATGGCATCCATGTGGTGGATCATCGCCTACATCAGAGGGGACCTCAACCACGGCCACGACTCGTCCTACACCCCCTGCGTGGCCAACGTTTACAACTTCCCCTCCGCCTTCCTGTTTTTCATCGAGACCGAGGCCACCATCGGCTACGGCTACCGGTACATCACCGAGAAGTGTCCGGAGGgcatcatcctcttcctcttccagtcGCTGCTGGGCTCCATCGTGGACGCGTTCCTCATCGGCTGCATGTTCATCAAGATGTCCCAGCCCAAGAAGCGCGCAGAGACGCTCATGTTCAGCCAGGACGCGGTGATTTCTCAGCGAGACGGAAAACTGTGCCTCATGTTCCGCGTGGGGAACCTGAGGAACAGCCACATGGTGTCCGCGCAGATCAGGTGCAAACTCATAAAG TCTCGTCAGACACCCGAGGGCGAGTTCCTGCCTCTGGACCAGTGTGAACTGGATGTTGGCTTTGGGACGGGTGCTGACCAGCTCTTCCTGGTGTCCCCTCTCACCATTTGCCACGAAATCAATCCCAAGAGCCCCTTTTTCGACTTATCGCAGCGCTCTCTCACGAACGAACAGTTTGAGATTGTCGTTATCCTGGAGGGCATTGTGGAGACCACTG GTATGACATGCCAGGCGCGGACGTCATACACCGAGGACGAGGTTTTATGGGGCCATCGCTTCCTGCCGGTGATGTCCCTGGAGGAGGGCTTCTTCAGGGTGGACTACTCTCAGTTCCACAGCACGTTCGAGGTGCCGACACCACCGTACAGCGTCAAGGAGCACGAAGAGAAGAATTCCCTGCCCTCGCCTTTATCCACTCCCACCCCCGCACTGACTGAGAGCCACGGCGCCCGGCGTGACCGGGTGTTTTCTGTGGATTGCAtcaacacagaggagaggggcCGTCAGGGAGGGACAGGAGCTCGACTGCCAAGCAAGCTGCAGAGGATGAGCTCATCTGGGAAGGAGGACCTGCAGAGGAAGGTGCTTCTGCTCAGCTCCCAGCACTCGGAGAAGGCCTGCAGCACCGGAGACCTGCCCCTGAAGCTCCAGCGCCTCAGCTCCTCGCCGGGACCCGAGGCCGAGAATCGGCTGCAGCTCAAGTCCCTCAAGGTGGGCTTTGAACCCATGACCCAGTCCACCGGAGACCTGTACCAGCACAGCCTGACGCCCACTCTGCCCCCCGCTCCGGCCCCCATGCACAGCCCGCTGCTCTCAGCTGGGGGGAGGCCGGAGGAGAACTTGCCCCCGAAGCTTCGGAAGATGAACGCTGATCGCTAA